TCCTGGCACATCCTGATACATCTTCCACACAAAATGCATAGATTGTAATCCCTGTCGTAGAATGGGTCGAATTTTTCGACAGGCAGATTCCTGTAATAGACAGGATAACCGATATCATCTATTTTCAGGTATTCGACGACCTCCTGAAGCTCGCAGTCGCTGTCGCTTGGACAATATCGGCAGCCGGTCGTCACCCCGGCCTTTTTGATGGTGACCATCGATTCCCTGCATTGATCACTTTCCTCGCATATCAGGCAACTGGATGTATGTTCACTGAGTATCAACTGCAGGATCTCTTTTCTCTCAGCCTGGACCTGGGCCGTATGCGTTCTGATCTTGATCCCGTCCATCACCGGTGTCGTGCATGATGTTGGAAATCCGCGCATACCTTCGACTTCGACAATGCACATTCGGCACCCGCCGAAAGGGGTCATGTCCGAATGAGCGCAAAGGGTGGGGATGTAAATATCGTTGGACTGTGCGGCTTCGAGAATCGTTGATTCCTCGTCGACCCGGTAAATCTTGTTGTCTATGTCGACCTTGATTTTTTTTGTGCGTTTGCTCATCCGATCATCCCCGCTTTGACTTTATTATGATCGCGTCTCCTGCTATCGCATCGAAACGACATATTTCATAACAG
The sequence above is drawn from the Candidatus Latescibacterota bacterium genome and encodes:
- a CDS encoding (2Fe-2S)-binding protein; the protein is MSKRTKKIKVDIDNKIYRVDEESTILEAAQSNDIYIPTLCAHSDMTPFGGCRMCIVEVEGMRGFPTSCTTPVMDGIKIRTHTAQVQAERKEILQLILSEHTSSCLICEESDQCRESMVTIKKAGVTTGCRYCPSDSDCELQEVVEYLKIDDIGYPVYYRNLPVEKFDPFYDRDYNLCILCGRCIRMCQ